In Synechococcus sp. HK05, one DNA window encodes the following:
- the pgk gene encoding phosphoglycerate kinase encodes MAKRSLASLSADELRGKRVLVRVDFNVPLNDAGAITDDTRIRAALPTINDLTGKGAKVILSAHFGRPKGQVNEGMRLTPVAARLSELLGKSVVKTDSCIGPDAEAKVAAMAEGDVVLLENVRFFAEEEKNEGDFAKQLAALADVYVNDAFGAAHRAHASTEGVTQYLSPSVAGYLMEKELQYLQGAIDEPKRPLAAIVGGSKVSSKIGVLEALLDKCDKILVGGGMIFTFYKARGLAVGKSLVEEDKLELAKELEAKAAAKGVQFLLPTDVVLADNFAPDANSQIAKVDAIPDGWMGLDIGPDSVKVFQDALADCTTVIWNGPMGVFEFDAFAAGTNAIATTLADLSGKGCCTIIGGGDSVAAVEKAGLADKMSHISTGGGASLELLEGKVLPGVAALDEA; translated from the coding sequence ATGGCGAAGCGCTCCCTGGCCAGCCTCTCCGCTGATGAACTGCGCGGCAAGCGCGTGCTGGTTCGGGTCGACTTCAACGTGCCCCTCAACGATGCCGGCGCCATCACCGATGACACCCGCATCCGCGCTGCCCTGCCCACGATCAACGACCTCACCGGCAAGGGCGCCAAGGTGATCCTCTCGGCCCACTTCGGCCGTCCCAAAGGTCAGGTGAACGAGGGCATGCGCCTCACCCCCGTGGCTGCCCGCCTGAGCGAGCTGCTGGGCAAGAGCGTGGTGAAGACCGACAGCTGCATCGGCCCCGACGCCGAAGCCAAGGTGGCTGCCATGGCCGAGGGCGATGTGGTGCTGCTGGAGAACGTGCGCTTCTTCGCTGAAGAAGAAAAGAACGAGGGCGACTTCGCCAAGCAGCTGGCAGCCCTGGCCGATGTGTATGTGAACGACGCCTTCGGCGCCGCCCACCGCGCCCACGCCTCCACCGAGGGCGTGACCCAGTACCTGAGCCCCAGCGTGGCCGGCTACCTGATGGAGAAGGAGCTGCAGTATCTCCAGGGCGCCATCGATGAGCCCAAGCGTCCCCTGGCCGCGATCGTGGGCGGCTCCAAGGTGAGCTCCAAGATCGGCGTGCTCGAGGCCCTGCTCGACAAGTGCGACAAGATCCTCGTGGGCGGCGGCATGATCTTCACCTTCTACAAGGCCCGCGGCCTGGCCGTTGGCAAGAGCCTGGTGGAAGAGGACAAGCTCGAGCTGGCCAAGGAGCTCGAGGCCAAGGCCGCGGCCAAGGGCGTGCAGTTCCTGCTGCCCACCGATGTGGTGCTGGCCGACAACTTCGCCCCTGACGCCAACAGCCAGATCGCCAAGGTGGATGCCATCCCCGACGGCTGGATGGGCCTCGACATCGGTCCCGACTCCGTGAAGGTGTTCCAGGACGCTCTGGCCGATTGCACGACCGTGATCTGGAACGGCCCCATGGGCGTGTTCGAGTTCGACGCCTTCGCCGCCGGCACCAACGCCATCGCCACCACCCTGGCCGACCTGAGCGGCAAGGGCTGCTGCACGATCATCGGCGGTGGCGACTCCGTGGCTGCTGTGGAGAAGGCCGGCCTGGCCGACAAGATGTCGCACATCTCCACCGGTGGCGGCGCCAGCCTCGAGCTGCTGGAAGGCAAGGTGCTGCCCGGTGTGGCCGCCCTCGACGAAGCCTGA
- a CDS encoding universal stress protein, producing MFEIVLFPIDRSRQAAETAATALKLAQQHQSTLVVLSVVEPGQDDPAAVAELLEQARSRFQEQGVSCEVIEREGKPAFVICDVADEINADVIVMGTRGLTLEADVAPSTASRVIQLAPCPVLVVP from the coding sequence ATGTTTGAGATCGTTCTCTTCCCGATTGATCGCAGCCGTCAGGCGGCTGAAACCGCCGCCACGGCCCTCAAGCTCGCCCAGCAGCACCAGAGCACCTTGGTGGTGCTCTCGGTGGTGGAGCCCGGCCAAGACGACCCCGCCGCCGTTGCCGAGCTGCTGGAGCAGGCCCGCAGCCGTTTTCAGGAGCAGGGGGTGAGCTGCGAGGTGATCGAACGGGAGGGCAAGCCGGCCTTTGTGATCTGCGATGTGGCCGATGAGATCAATGCCGATGTGATCGTGATGGGCACGCGAGGCCTCACGCTGGAGGCTGATGTAGCGCCCAGCACCGCCTCGCGCGTGATCCAGCTGGCGCCCTGCCCTGTGTTGGTGGTTCCGTGA
- the ylqF gene encoding ribosome biogenesis GTPase YlqF, translating into MSELLSSAAPAIQWYPGHIAKAERSLTDNLAKVDLVIEVRDARIPTATGHPRLQRWISGKQHLLVLNRRDMIPKAAQDAWDAWFRGQGQTPWWSDAKAGTGVKQLQQAAIRAGDALNERRRSRGMRPRPVRALMLGFPNVGKSALINRLVRQKVVDSARRAGVTRSLRWVRLGQDIDLLDAPGVLPPRLDDQLAALRLALCDDIGQAAYDGEAVAMAFVQMLAGLEASAASGVKPGLLQNRYGVPLEPLPDSVQSVQNSGVLPDAHGWLEAAAARHTSGDTARMAQRFLDDFRRGMLGPLALELP; encoded by the coding sequence GTGAGTGAGTTGTTGAGTTCCGCTGCGCCGGCGATCCAGTGGTATCCGGGGCACATCGCCAAGGCGGAACGCTCACTCACAGACAACCTCGCCAAGGTGGATCTGGTGATTGAGGTGCGCGATGCGCGCATCCCCACCGCTACGGGTCACCCCCGCCTGCAGCGCTGGATCTCCGGCAAGCAGCACCTGCTGGTGCTCAACCGGCGCGACATGATCCCAAAAGCTGCCCAAGACGCCTGGGATGCCTGGTTCCGCGGCCAGGGCCAGACCCCTTGGTGGAGCGATGCGAAGGCCGGCACCGGCGTGAAACAACTGCAGCAGGCGGCGATCCGTGCCGGCGATGCGCTCAATGAACGCCGCCGCTCCCGGGGCATGCGGCCCCGTCCGGTGCGGGCCCTGATGCTCGGCTTCCCGAATGTGGGCAAGTCGGCCCTGATCAACCGCCTGGTGCGCCAGAAGGTGGTGGACAGCGCCCGCCGCGCCGGTGTGACCCGCAGCCTGCGCTGGGTGCGCCTTGGGCAGGACATTGATTTGCTCGACGCACCAGGTGTGCTGCCGCCGCGGCTCGACGATCAGCTGGCAGCCCTGCGCCTGGCCCTCTGCGATGACATCGGCCAGGCCGCCTACGACGGCGAGGCGGTGGCAATGGCGTTCGTGCAGATGCTGGCGGGTCTGGAAGCTTCGGCGGCATCAGGGGTGAAGCCGGGTCTGCTGCAGAACCGCTATGGCGTGCCGCTGGAACCACTCCCAGATTCTGTGCAATCTGTACAGAACTCCGGGGTGCTGCCCGACGCCCATGGCTGGCTGGAGGCCGCGGCAGCTCGCCACACCAGCGGCGATACCGCCCGCATGGCGCAGCGGTTTCTCGACGATTTCCGCCGGGGCATGCTGGGCCCCTTGGCCCTGGAATTGCCGTGA
- a CDS encoding Nif11-like leader peptide family natural product precursor → MAEHSLQAFITAVRQDPALQQQLSATSAADADEVAAIARQAGFEVRSSDLVNHAGGALVDYEDEDYFMKPQWWELAG, encoded by the coding sequence ATGGCCGAACACAGCCTGCAGGCGTTCATCACGGCGGTGCGTCAGGACCCTGCCTTGCAGCAGCAGCTCTCCGCTACGTCGGCCGCTGATGCGGATGAGGTGGCAGCGATCGCCCGCCAGGCCGGCTTTGAGGTGCGCTCCTCCGATCTGGTGAACCACGCGGGTGGTGCCCTCGTGGATTACGAGGACGAGGACTACTTCATGAAGCCTCAGTGGTGGGAGCTGGCGGGCTGA
- a CDS encoding ABC transporter ATP-binding protein translates to MAARQTSGPVLQLDQLVVRYPGSSADTLAGLSVRLNPGERLALVGPSGCGKSTVARAVLQLLPQGSVCSGGLQLCGQDPRRLRRGALRQLRGEAVGLVFQDPMTRLNPLLSIGEHLSDTLAQHRPSWKRHQVRLRAEMLLERVGISCNRYGSYPHEFSGGMRQRLAIALAMALEPALVIADEPTTSLDVAVAGQVMEELCRLCEESGTALLLISHDLAMAGRWCQQIAVLDQGQLVEQAPAQQLLTAPSSPLAQRLVGAARAREGSRTPKAPTEAPLLLELEDLRCWHPLPGLPWQKRWYRAVDGVSLQLRQGETVGVVGASGCGKSTLCRALMGLVPVRGGSVRLQGQDLRRLRGEPLRRARRRIQMVFQDPLACLNPVMSVVEAIADPLLIHGLATPAAARERARDLLAAVGLNPPEAFANRLPRQLSGGQQQRVAIARALVLEPQVLLCDESVSMLDAEIQAEVLELLRELQQRLGLGLIFVTHDLSVASGFCQRVIVLDGGRIVEQGPGDALLEHPNAAITRTLVEACPRLPQPASSHH, encoded by the coding sequence ATGGCCGCCCGCCAGACCTCCGGCCCGGTGCTGCAGCTCGATCAGCTGGTGGTGCGCTACCCCGGCAGCAGCGCCGACACCCTGGCGGGCCTGAGCGTGCGTCTGAATCCCGGCGAACGGCTGGCGCTGGTGGGCCCCTCCGGTTGCGGCAAGAGCACCGTGGCCCGGGCAGTGCTGCAGCTCTTGCCTCAGGGGAGTGTGTGCAGCGGTGGGCTGCAGCTTTGCGGCCAGGATCCCCGCCGCCTGCGGCGCGGTGCGCTGCGGCAGCTAAGGGGCGAGGCCGTGGGCCTGGTGTTTCAAGACCCGATGACGCGGCTCAACCCGCTGTTGAGCATCGGCGAACACCTGAGCGACACCCTCGCCCAGCACCGCCCGAGCTGGAAGCGCCACCAAGTGCGGCTGCGGGCGGAGATGCTGCTGGAGAGGGTTGGCATCAGCTGCAACCGCTACGGCAGCTACCCCCACGAATTCAGCGGCGGCATGCGCCAGCGGCTGGCGATCGCCCTGGCGATGGCGCTGGAGCCGGCGCTGGTGATCGCCGATGAACCCACCACCAGCCTGGATGTGGCCGTGGCTGGCCAGGTGATGGAGGAGCTGTGCCGGCTCTGCGAGGAATCGGGCACAGCGCTGTTGCTGATCAGCCACGACCTGGCCATGGCCGGCCGCTGGTGCCAGCAGATCGCCGTGCTTGATCAAGGCCAATTGGTGGAACAGGCCCCGGCCCAGCAGCTGCTCACCGCCCCCAGCTCTCCGCTGGCCCAGCGCCTGGTGGGCGCGGCCCGCGCCCGTGAAGGCAGCCGAACACCCAAGGCCCCAACGGAAGCCCCACTGCTGCTGGAGCTGGAGGATCTGCGCTGCTGGCATCCCTTACCCGGCCTGCCGTGGCAGAAGCGTTGGTATCGCGCCGTGGACGGGGTGAGCCTGCAGCTGCGCCAGGGCGAAACCGTGGGGGTGGTGGGTGCCTCCGGCTGCGGCAAGAGCACCCTCTGCCGGGCGCTGATGGGGCTGGTACCGGTGCGGGGCGGCAGCGTGCGGCTCCAAGGGCAGGATTTGCGGCGGCTACGGGGCGAGCCGCTGCGCCGGGCTCGGCGGCGCATCCAGATGGTGTTTCAAGACCCGCTGGCCTGCCTCAACCCCGTGATGAGCGTGGTCGAGGCCATCGCCGATCCGCTGCTGATCCATGGGTTGGCCACACCAGCTGCCGCCCGCGAGCGAGCCCGCGACCTACTGGCCGCTGTGGGGCTCAATCCGCCGGAAGCCTTCGCCAACCGGCTGCCCCGGCAGCTCTCCGGCGGCCAACAGCAACGGGTGGCGATCGCCCGGGCCCTGGTGCTCGAGCCGCAGGTGCTGCTCTGCGATGAGAGCGTGAGCATGCTCGATGCCGAGATTCAGGCGGAGGTGCTGGAGCTACTGCGGGAGCTGCAGCAACGCCTGGGTCTGGGGCTGATCTTCGTGACCCACGACCTCTCGGTGGCCAGCGGCTTCTGCCAGCGGGTGATCGTGCTCGATGGGGGCCGCATCGTGGAGCAGGGCCCGGGTGATGCACTGCTGGAGCACCCCAACGCAGCGATCACCCGCACCCTGGTGGAGGCCTGCCCGCGGCTGCCTCAGCCCGCCAGCTCCCACCACTGA
- a CDS encoding bifunctional (p)ppGpp synthetase/guanosine-3',5'-bis(diphosphate) 3'-pyrophosphohydrolase, translating into MLQAVTGTAEAVAPSHASRVLGVRQIHGPGDYGIELPEWLCRCIEHVPPGAGDSCPTDAEGLLASAFHFAFQLHDGQVRASGEPYICHPVAVADLLRDIGASAGVIAAGFLHDVVEDTDVTPEEIEQHFGLEVRCLVEGVTKLGGIHFTNKTEAQAENLRRMFLAMASDIRVVLVKLADRLHNMRTLGALKPEKQQRIARETREIYGPLANRLGIGRFKWELEDLAFKILEPDAYRDVQQQVASKRSDREERLGVTVQLLRDRLAGVGLADCDVSGRPKHLYGIWSKMERQQKAFHEIYDVAALRIICPNLESCYRALAVVHDTFRPIPGRFKDYIGLPKPNGYQSLHTAVIGRHRPIEVQIRTAEMHRVAEFGIAAHWKYKEGGSPAATGSDAERFNWLRQLVDWQKDGVGDDSNDFLRSIKEDLFDEEVFVFTPKGDVVGLRKGSTAVDFAYRIHSEVGNHCQGVRINDRLSPLATPLQNGDFVQVVTSKSAHPSLDWLNFVATPTARNRIRHWYKKSHRDENIQRGTDMLERELGRDGFDALLNGEAMARVAKRCNLLATEDLLAAIGFGGVTLHQVLNRLREELRLASAEAQPVLSNEELARKVEAQAVAAPAPPVNTHGEASPILGLEGLEYRLGGCCSPLPGEAIVGTVALGNHGITIHRQDCSNLSSVPVERRLPVQWNPQAADALRRRYPVQLRIEVLDRVGVLKDILTRLSDHRINVSDARVRTNPGKPARIDLRVELQSAHQLRDTLDQIRSMADVLDIARTGIGS; encoded by the coding sequence ATGCTCCAGGCGGTGACCGGCACAGCGGAAGCGGTGGCTCCGAGCCACGCCAGCCGAGTGCTCGGTGTGCGCCAGATCCATGGCCCCGGCGATTACGGCATTGAGCTGCCTGAGTGGCTCTGCCGCTGCATCGAGCATGTGCCCCCTGGGGCAGGCGATAGCTGCCCAACCGACGCCGAAGGGCTACTGGCCTCCGCCTTCCACTTCGCCTTTCAGCTCCACGACGGCCAGGTGCGGGCCAGTGGTGAGCCCTACATCTGTCATCCGGTGGCGGTGGCGGATCTCCTGCGCGACATCGGCGCCAGTGCCGGCGTGATTGCTGCCGGTTTCCTGCACGACGTGGTGGAAGACACCGACGTCACCCCGGAAGAGATCGAGCAGCACTTCGGTTTGGAGGTGCGCTGCTTGGTGGAGGGTGTAACCAAGCTTGGCGGCATTCATTTCACTAACAAAACCGAAGCCCAGGCCGAAAACCTGCGCCGCATGTTTCTGGCCATGGCCAGCGACATCCGCGTGGTGCTGGTGAAGCTGGCGGACCGGCTGCACAACATGCGCACCCTTGGGGCGCTGAAACCCGAGAAGCAACAGCGCATCGCGCGCGAAACCCGCGAGATCTACGGGCCGCTGGCCAACCGCCTCGGCATCGGCCGTTTCAAGTGGGAACTGGAAGATCTGGCCTTCAAGATCCTCGAGCCCGACGCCTACCGCGACGTGCAGCAGCAGGTGGCCAGCAAGCGCAGCGACCGAGAGGAGCGCTTGGGTGTCACGGTGCAGCTGCTGCGTGATCGTCTTGCGGGGGTAGGACTGGCCGATTGCGACGTGAGCGGCCGTCCCAAACATCTCTATGGCATTTGGAGCAAAATGGAGCGCCAGCAGAAGGCGTTCCACGAGATCTACGACGTGGCCGCCCTGCGGATCATCTGCCCCAATCTCGAGAGTTGCTACCGGGCCTTGGCGGTGGTGCACGACACGTTCCGCCCCATCCCCGGTCGCTTCAAGGACTACATCGGCCTGCCCAAGCCGAACGGCTACCAATCCCTGCATACGGCGGTGATCGGGCGGCATCGGCCGATTGAGGTGCAGATCCGCACGGCCGAGATGCATCGCGTGGCGGAATTTGGGATTGCGGCCCACTGGAAATACAAAGAAGGCGGTTCGCCGGCCGCCACCGGTTCCGATGCCGAGCGCTTCAACTGGCTGCGTCAGCTGGTGGATTGGCAGAAGGATGGCGTCGGCGACGACAGCAACGACTTCCTGCGTTCGATCAAGGAAGACCTCTTTGATGAAGAGGTGTTTGTGTTTACCCCCAAGGGTGATGTGGTGGGTCTGAGGAAGGGTTCAACTGCCGTGGATTTTGCCTATCGCATTCACTCTGAAGTCGGCAACCACTGCCAGGGCGTGCGCATCAACGATCGCTTATCCCCTCTGGCCACGCCGCTGCAGAACGGTGATTTTGTGCAGGTGGTGACGTCCAAATCGGCACACCCCAGCCTCGATTGGCTCAATTTCGTGGCCACGCCCACGGCCCGCAATCGCATCCGTCACTGGTACAAAAAGAGCCACCGCGACGAGAACATCCAGCGCGGCACCGACATGCTCGAGCGGGAGCTGGGGCGCGATGGCTTCGATGCTCTGCTGAACGGTGAGGCCATGGCCCGGGTGGCCAAGCGCTGCAACCTGTTGGCCACCGAAGACCTGCTGGCGGCCATCGGCTTCGGTGGCGTCACCCTGCATCAGGTGCTCAACCGCCTGCGCGAGGAGCTACGCCTCGCTTCGGCTGAAGCGCAGCCGGTGCTCAGCAACGAGGAGCTGGCCCGCAAGGTGGAAGCCCAGGCCGTGGCGGCCCCGGCGCCGCCGGTGAACACCCACGGTGAGGCCAGCCCGATCCTGGGCTTGGAAGGTCTGGAATACCGCCTGGGCGGTTGCTGCAGCCCTCTGCCCGGCGAAGCGATCGTGGGCACCGTGGCCCTCGGCAACCACGGCATCACCATCCACCGCCAGGACTGCTCCAACCTCAGTTCGGTGCCGGTGGAGCGCCGTTTGCCGGTGCAATGGAACCCGCAGGCCGCTGATGCTCTGCGGCGCCGCTACCCCGTGCAGCTGCGCATTGAAGTGCTCGATCGGGTGGGCGTGCTCAAAGACATCCTCACGCGCCTCTCCGATCACCGCATCAACGTGAGTGACGCGCGGGTGCGCACCAATCCCGGTAAACCGGCCCGCATTGATCTGCGGGTGGAGCTGCAGAGCGCCCATCAGCTGCGCGACACCCTCGATCAGATCCGCTCGATGGCGGATGTGCTCGACATCGCCCGCACTGGCATCGGTTCGTGA
- a CDS encoding chloride channel protein has translation MNQHRNVLPALVVWLGLGFLLGLAEWPYQLLSELGFVLQQRLWLQAQAPPLLPAALVFSAAAATLCLAWGPLARGRGGGITPVLALQQGAEETATLDRLDLRTQLCRLPLMVLTHLAGFSVGVESPSAALGAALLLAFRQRWPAVRAWASLPIPLVAAIGGGAGLGAAFRSPLLGAAYAIEELSREKGISLVTPTILLAGSGTLVVSSLGQPARLVGLEFGPFCSEAWLWAVMLTVLGALLGSLFVRVLIPLAGWLAGRLRAYRLPAVLAVACVLAVLAWLSGGLSLNDGSISLAAALQGEGGGSMATLLWRFLASLISIAAAAPGGLMHDTMTLGSLLASPLTFLSVDARGQLAAVGSVALFAAANRTPLFSALFVFTLQGDPQLLPLLLLVSAVSGALAERIRGLTWNEAQAQSPSFNPSKIAGP, from the coding sequence GTGAACCAGCACCGCAACGTCCTTCCGGCGCTGGTTGTCTGGCTCGGTTTGGGGTTTCTGCTCGGGTTGGCGGAGTGGCCCTATCAGCTGTTGTCGGAGCTGGGCTTTGTCTTGCAGCAGCGCCTGTGGCTGCAGGCACAAGCGCCACCCTTGCTGCCAGCAGCCCTGGTGTTTTCGGCGGCTGCGGCCACGCTCTGCTTGGCCTGGGGCCCGTTGGCGCGCGGCAGAGGTGGTGGGATCACGCCAGTGTTGGCGCTCCAGCAAGGCGCTGAGGAAACAGCAACCCTCGATCGGCTTGATCTACGCACGCAGCTCTGCCGTTTGCCTCTGATGGTGCTGACCCACTTGGCGGGTTTCAGCGTGGGTGTGGAGTCACCCTCTGCAGCCTTAGGCGCTGCGTTGTTGTTGGCCTTCCGGCAGCGGTGGCCAGCCGTGCGTGCCTGGGCGTCGCTTCCGATACCCCTGGTGGCGGCGATCGGCGGAGGTGCTGGCCTTGGCGCGGCGTTCCGTTCGCCTCTGTTGGGGGCGGCTTATGCCATCGAAGAGCTCAGCCGTGAGAAGGGCATTTCCCTGGTCACGCCCACGATCTTGCTGGCAGGGAGTGGCACCTTGGTGGTCTCCAGCCTCGGTCAGCCGGCTCGCTTGGTTGGGTTGGAGTTTGGCCCGTTTTGCAGTGAAGCCTGGCTATGGGCCGTGATGCTCACCGTGCTTGGGGCCTTGTTGGGTTCGTTGTTTGTGCGGGTACTGATTCCCTTGGCTGGTTGGTTGGCGGGTCGGCTACGTGCCTATCGGCTTCCTGCTGTGCTGGCTGTGGCTTGCGTGCTCGCAGTGCTGGCCTGGCTGAGCGGCGGCCTTAGCCTGAACGATGGATCTATATCGCTAGCGGCAGCGTTGCAAGGGGAAGGGGGTGGCTCGATGGCCACGCTGCTTTGGCGCTTCTTGGCCTCATTGATCAGCATCGCCGCCGCTGCACCGGGTGGCCTCATGCACGACACCATGACCCTCGGATCGTTGCTGGCGAGCCCGCTCACCTTTCTTTCCGTTGATGCTCGTGGCCAATTGGCAGCCGTAGGCTCCGTAGCGCTCTTTGCTGCTGCTAATCGCACACCATTGTTCTCCGCATTGTTTGTGTTCACCTTGCAGGGAGATCCCCAGCTGCTTCCCCTGTTATTGCTCGTGAGTGCTGTGAGCGGCGCACTTGCTGAACGGATTCGCGGCCTCACCTGGAATGAGGCTCAGGCACAGAGTCCGTCATTCAATCCGAGCAAGATTGCCGGGCCTTGA
- a CDS encoding matrixin family metalloprotease has protein sequence MSKSRALATAQIDSPSKTMPSPAARAKIPFSLNPILGILPTQGNNPWIDGINYDGKLYNENSDLIASINFNPLKNELIDVGGYAPGPLNEKPVEVLISFVDKPTLSGSAKLAELGPLNGWPSNLKRAYLNAFEAWKEVANIEFTEVEEGSAANIEYYLISIDPSSGIPQNVLGSHQGILDPPPGEPQTSWINAKFYNETTNTNPGYSFLETAIHEIGHGIGLSHPHDGGLDPLNPSPIFVGLNPVLAAGDQFGVFGYGLFGQNQTPNTIMSYNRGLQFDQENNPLLLPDVDSAGHAQTPMALDIMNIQLKYGYNIKTRTGNDTYELTGGRDELTGWASVWDAGGIDTINARNARNKAVINLRAAPMNAYRPQSDEMSEQYNWEAIGVTDAKSAEALQTIINVVNAPGSLLGTSYKFAVLAPAILEAPADIKLESSEGKWGTQSFGDYFFSNIDTSDIDTLIDSISSAVDSIRKVSRSLAESDPDYREKSLNVELEQQEQLLESAINVGGYFNQVIKNQGGFTIAAGVEIENAVGSAFSDSIIGNFLPNVLTGKQGDDTIDGLQGDDIIDGGSGDDALNGNVGSDKILGGTGKNTFLSAEDGFIDTLVIKPDRDGSQNFDIIEGLDPFDIVLISGTGAEPISARDISTDGLAGVGIFVGNNLEALYTGGILRSQQIQDLTSFTT, from the coding sequence ATGTCGAAATCCCGAGCCCTGGCTACAGCGCAAATAGATTCACCTTCAAAGACAATGCCATCACCCGCTGCCCGAGCGAAGATTCCCTTCTCTTTGAATCCAATCCTAGGGATTCTTCCAACGCAAGGGAACAACCCCTGGATAGATGGCATCAATTACGACGGAAAGCTCTACAACGAAAATTCGGACTTAATCGCATCGATCAACTTTAATCCACTCAAGAATGAACTGATTGACGTAGGCGGATACGCACCTGGCCCCCTCAACGAGAAGCCTGTAGAGGTCTTAATCTCATTTGTTGACAAACCTACTTTATCCGGCTCCGCAAAACTGGCCGAATTGGGTCCGCTTAATGGATGGCCAAGCAATCTCAAAAGGGCTTACCTCAACGCCTTTGAAGCCTGGAAAGAAGTTGCCAACATCGAATTCACAGAAGTCGAAGAGGGCTCTGCCGCAAACATAGAATATTATCTAATCAGCATTGATCCCTCCTCAGGGATTCCCCAAAACGTCCTCGGCTCTCACCAAGGGATCTTAGATCCGCCACCAGGCGAGCCACAGACCTCCTGGATTAACGCCAAGTTTTACAACGAGACTACGAATACAAATCCTGGATACTCTTTTCTAGAGACAGCCATCCATGAGATTGGGCATGGCATTGGCCTCTCTCACCCGCATGATGGCGGCCTTGACCCACTAAACCCATCGCCGATCTTTGTTGGGCTCAACCCAGTTCTTGCGGCAGGAGACCAGTTTGGCGTCTTCGGCTATGGCCTGTTTGGACAGAATCAAACTCCAAACACTATTATGTCTTATAATAGAGGCCTGCAATTTGATCAAGAGAATAATCCCTTACTCTTGCCGGATGTCGACAGTGCAGGGCATGCCCAGACTCCAATGGCACTTGATATCATGAATATACAACTCAAATATGGCTACAATATTAAAACCAGGACCGGCAACGATACCTACGAACTAACCGGAGGTCGCGATGAACTCACTGGCTGGGCGTCCGTATGGGATGCGGGCGGCATCGACACGATCAACGCACGAAACGCCCGAAATAAGGCTGTCATCAATCTTCGGGCCGCGCCGATGAACGCATATCGGCCACAGTCAGATGAAATGAGCGAGCAATACAACTGGGAAGCCATTGGTGTTACAGATGCCAAAAGCGCAGAGGCATTACAAACAATTATTAATGTTGTTAATGCGCCTGGATCACTCCTGGGGACCAGCTACAAATTTGCCGTACTAGCTCCTGCTATCCTGGAAGCACCTGCTGACATCAAGCTAGAGAGCTCAGAAGGAAAGTGGGGCACTCAATCCTTTGGAGACTACTTCTTTAGCAATATTGACACCTCAGACATTGACACGCTTATCGATTCAATTAGCAGTGCGGTCGACAGCATCAGAAAAGTGAGCAGATCGCTGGCGGAATCCGATCCTGACTATCGAGAAAAAAGCCTAAATGTTGAACTGGAGCAACAAGAACAACTCCTTGAAAGTGCCATCAATGTTGGCGGCTACTTTAATCAAGTCATAAAGAATCAAGGAGGCTTCACGATTGCGGCCGGTGTTGAAATCGAAAATGCTGTCGGCAGCGCTTTCTCCGACTCCATAATAGGCAACTTCTTGCCTAATGTTCTAACCGGAAAACAAGGCGACGATACTATCGATGGACTACAAGGAGATGACATTATCGACGGCGGGAGTGGAGATGACGCGCTTAACGGCAATGTCGGGTCCGACAAGATTCTAGGAGGGACCGGGAAGAACACCTTCCTGTCTGCCGAAGATGGATTTATAGACACACTTGTGATCAAGCCAGATCGTGATGGCAGTCAAAACTTTGATATTATCGAAGGACTAGATCCTTTCGATATCGTTTTGATCTCCGGCACTGGCGCAGAGCCTATATCCGCGAGAGACATCTCTACCGACGGCCTAGCCGGGGTCGGTATTTTTGTTGGCAATAACCTAGAGGCTTTGTATACCGGCGGCATCTTAAGGTCCCAACAAATACAAGATTTAACGTCTTTTACCACCTAA